In Musa acuminata AAA Group cultivar baxijiao chromosome BXJ3-9, Cavendish_Baxijiao_AAA, whole genome shotgun sequence, a single genomic region encodes these proteins:
- the LOC103997884 gene encoding protein OXIDATIVE STRESS 3 LIKE 4: MSSLLLSNVLRYHRGEQQEKVEEEGKAVGKSNGFRLGSREEAEASSDSSSIGAASTLSSDRNGSDHGGEEDEEEVESKRKDGALGSLDSLEDSLPIKRGLSNFFSGKSKSFASLSDVVNASTNDIVKPENPFNKRRRVLMMSKMRRASCSSLVCPPLPPLSAPAHTVAEADEEEEEEEDEEKEKHGGRSPPSMGPFPRHGNSSSMRRNKAFRSPRSFSLSDLQHV; this comes from the exons ATGTCTTCCCTCTTGCTGTCCAACGTGCTGCGGTACCACCGCGGCGAGCAGCAGGAGAAAGTGGAGGAGGAAGGAAAGGCGGTGGGGAAGAGTAATGGGTTCCGTTTGGGTAGCAGAGAAGAGGCGGAGGCGTCGTCGGACAGCTCCTCCATCGGCGCCGCCTCAACTTTGTCGTCGGACAGGAACGGCTCAGACCATGGCGgcgaggaggacgaggaagaggTGGAGAGCAAGAGAAAAGATGGGGCTTTGGGGTCCTTGGATTCCTTGGAAGACTCACTTCCCATAAA GCGAGGGTTATCCAACTTCTTCTCGGGGAAGTCCAAATCCTTCGCGAGCTTGTCAGATGTGGTCAACGCGAGCACAAACGACATCGTGAAGCCCGAAAACCCCTTCAACAAGCGCAGGAGGGTCCTGATGATGAGCAAGATGAGGCGAGCCTCCTGCAGCTCCCTCGTCTGCCCACCATTGCCACCACTCTCGGCCCCAGCTCACACTGTAGCGGAAgcagacgaggaggaagaggaggaagaagacgaagaaaagGAGAAACACGGTGGAAGATCACCTCCCTCCATGGGTCCCTTTCCCCGCCATGGCAACAGCAGCAGCATGAGGAGGAACAAGGCTTTCAGGTCTCCGAGATCCTTCTCCCTCTCTGATCTCCAACATGTCTAA
- the LOC135649382 gene encoding protein SMAX1-LIKE 4-like — translation MRTGACTLQQALTAEAASVLKHSLGLARRRGHAQVTPLHVAATLLSSSSSASSSLLRRACLRSHPHHPASHPLRCRALELCLNVALNRLPTAPPPPSSGLSNALIAALKRAQAHQRRGCVELQQQQQQPLLAIKVELEQLIISILDDPSVSRVMREAGFSSTCVKNNLEEESSVLGQSTPFLLEPHKDIIGHGSSFWKSPLYKLSSQQSPPVPAQSSQKEDLSAVMEVMLRKQGRRTNTVVVGDSVAMTEGVVTELMAKVERGDVPDELKSAEIIKLHLSYVHLRLMKKSDVDLEISDLRKKISSMASDEVGRNVIIYAGNLRWAVDEETKDGCGFRPVEHMVAELGRLLCEFRSSISHVGGTVNNKVWLLATASYSTYLRCQMRQPSLEKQWALQAVVVPSGGLALSLQAPSGPDSRSTKVREYPLQLLGSEVFSSKDGEKLMCCDECTAHFEKEALVLKSEAKDTNFGSVQLPSWLQRQRPDKHHQSKINVICKGNALLELKRKWNSLCQSLHHTRQRQSHLYPPFFSQSSTGKYNTCSSSYPWWSSSNQSKIMMQPYSLSFSEATAELDGGSPFNSVDLRNGMRSWQQKDEPKPRPSAVSLNSLRKPGNQDVGITLSLCSAAVSDSATSNEQEEAMAGRRELTQKLQDNMPWQSEIIPAIVEALSECRTCENKALRLLLCGSDGISKRRLARVMLEHFGGSSHKLIHVNMRKGASQTSSCGEILGEAFEKDSKFVVLIEDIDQADTGFLRSLADVLKAGAFENSSGEEVCLADSIFVMTTSHSADCKDIGGGSNGVIKMMLRAEGRSTKSDLKRKPETELQDESKRPRIRDRGIDLNLLAEEEEEDRGWCCSDSKEDEDVPSDLTSETDGGMPTPLPPQLIDLMTAQFTLERPSLASENIASKLRRAFDEARSGDEGTGQLSIDGAAVEELMAAAGSFSESFFERWVREVFQASLRTVEKGGNVRLSVEGKEGNVVEFGFMGSVLPGTIAVE, via the exons ATGCGAACAGGAGCTTGCACACTGCAACAGGCCCTCACCGCGGAGGCGGCCTCGGTCCTCAAGCACTCCCTCGGCTTGGCCAGGCGGAGAGGCCATGCCCAGGTCACCCCTCTGCATGTCGCTGCCACGCTTCTGAGCTCCTCTTCTTCTGCCTCCTCCAGTCTCCTCAGAAGAGCTTGCCTCAGGTCCCACCCGCACCATCCCGCCTCCCACCCCCTCCGCTGCAGAGCGCTTGAGCTCTGCCTCAATGTGGCCCTCAACAGGCTCCCCACCGCTCCTCCCCCGCCCTCCTCCGGCCTCTCCAATGCTCTCATTGCAGCCCTCAAGAGAGCGCAGGCCCACCAGAGGAGGGGCTGCGTTGAGCTccaacagcaacagcagcagcctcTCTTGGCCATCAAGGTGGAGCTGGAGCAACTCATCATCTCCATCTTGGACGACCCGAGTGTGAGCAGGGTGATGAGGGAAGCTGGCTTCTCCAGTACCTGTGTTAAGAACAACTTGGAGGAGGAGAGCTCCGTTTTGGGCCAGTCCACTCCGTTCTTGCTCGAGCCACACAAAGATATCATCGGCCATGGAAGTAGCTTCTGGAAGAGCCCATTGTATAAGCTGTCTTCTCAGCAAAGCCCACCGGTTCCAGCTCAGTCCTCCCAAAAGGAGGATTTGAGCGCGGTAATGGAGGTGATGCTGAGAAAACAAGGGCGGAGGACCAACACTGTAGTGGTGGGGGACTCGGTTGCCATGACAGAGGGGGTTGTAACTGAGCTCATGGCGAAGGTGGAGAGAGGAGATGTCCCCGATGAGCTCAAGTCTGCTGAAATCATAAAACTTCACCTCTCCTACGTTCACCTCAGGCTCATGAAGAAGAGTGATGTCGACCTGGAGATCTCTGACCTCAGGAAAAAGATTAGTTCCATGGCATCAGATGAAGTAGGTAGGAATGTCATCATTTATGCAGGGAATTTGAGATGGGCAGTTGATGAGGAAACAAAGGATGGATGTGGATTTAGGCCAGTGGAGCACATGGTTGCAGAGCTGGGAAGGTTGCTCTGTGAGTTCAGGAGCAGCATCAGCCATGTCGGAGGGACCGTGAACAACAAGGTGTGGTTGCTGGCTACTGCAAGCTATAGCACATACCTGAGGTGCCAGATGAGGCAGCCATCTCTTGAGAAGCAGTGGGCCCTTCAAGCTGTGGTGGTTCCATCAGGTGGGCTTGCATTGAGCCTCCAAGCTCCCAG TGGCCCAGACTCAAGGTCTACTAAAGTCAGGGAGTATCCACTTCAACTTCTTGGTTCAGAGGTTTTTAGCTCCAAGGATGGTGAGAAGCTCATGTGTTGTGATGAATGCACCGCCCATTTCGAGAAAGAAGCTTTGGTTCTCAAGTCAGAGGCCAAAGACACCAACTTTGGCTCAGTACAATTGCCATCCTGGCTGCAAAGACAGAGACCAGACAAGCACCACCAGAGCAAGATCAATGTCATTTGTAAAGGAAATGCCTTGCTGGAATtgaaaaggaaatggaacagtctGTGCCAAAGTCTCCATCACACTAGACAACGTCAAAGCCATTTGTATCCCCCCTTCTTCAGTCAGAGTTCCACTGGCAAGTACAACACCTGCTCTTCATCGTATCCATGGTGGTCTAGCAGCAACCAGAGCAAGATCATGATGCAACCATATTCTCTGTCTTTCTCTGAGGCCACTGCAGAACTTGATGGTGGTTCCCCCTTCAACTCCGTCGATCTGAGAAATGGAATGCGAAGCTGGCAGCAAAAGGATGAACCAAAGCCAAGGCCTTCTGCAGTCAGCTTGAATTCTCTCAGAAAGCCAGGAAATCAGGATGTTGGAATCACTCTGTCTCTGTGCAGTGCTGCAGTCTCAGATTCGGCGACATCGAACGAGCAGGAAGAAGCAATGGCAGGCCGACGAGAATTAACCCAGAAGTTGCAAGACAACATGCCTTGGCAATCCGAGATCATCCCTGCGATTGTGGAAGCACTGAGCGAATGCAGAACATGCGAAAACAAGGCCCTTCGCCTGCTGTTATGCGGTAGTGATGGCATTTCCAAGAGGAGACTGGCGCGAGTGATGCTCGAGCATTTTGGTGGATCCTCGCACAAGCTAATACACGTCAACATGAGGAAAGGGGCGAGCCAAACCAGCTCATGTGGAGAGATCCTCGGAGAAGCCTTTGAGAAGGATTCCAAGTTTGTGGTTCTCATTGAGGACATCGATCAAGCAGATACCGGGTTCCTCAGATCTCTCGCAGATGTCCTAAAGGCGGGAGCTTTTGAGAATTCATCCGGAGAAGAAGTGTGCTTGGCTGATTCAATCTTTGTCATGACCACATCACATTCGGCCGACTGCAAAGACATCGGCGGGGGATCCAACGGTGTGATCAAGATGATGTTGCGGGCCGAAGGACGCTCGACCAAGAGCGATCTCAAAAGGAAGCCCGAAACCGAGTTGCAGGACGAATCAAAGAGACCTCGAATAAGGGATCGCGGCATTGACCTGAACCTACttgctgaggaggaggaggaagacaggGGGTGGTGCTGCAGCGACAGCAAGGAGGATGAAGACGTCCCGAGCGACCTAACCAGCGAGACCGACGGTGGGATGCCGACCCCTCTTCCACCTCAGCTGATCGACCTAATGACTGCTCAGTTCACCCTGGAGAGGCCGAGCCTCGCGTCGGAGAATATCGCTTCGAAGCTCCGCCGGGCATTCGACGAGGCGAGGAGCGGCGACGAGGGGACGGGGCAGCTGTCGATCGATGGGGCGGCGGTGGAGGAGCTGATGGCGGCCGCTGGTTCCTTCTCGGAGAGCTTCTTTGAGAGGTGGGTGAGGGAGGTATTCCAAGCCTCCTTGAGGACGGTCGAAAAGGGCGGGAATGTGAGACTGAGTGTGGAGGGTAAAGAGGGAAATGTGGTGGAGTTTGGGTTCATGGGCTCGGTTCTGCCGGGGACGATAGCTGTAGAATGA
- the LOC103997886 gene encoding GATA transcription factor 17 yields the protein MLLLPVEPTNPKDHVDDGTFRGDLVFDPGLRREERGMSGKPGQTAELRTAGFGRQPGVAEGHMIAEADARAMQTYGNDRDNNGGGDGVDEDFDGAVEGEGMEGDALPDHGGLGDPHAVVVPPVTSNQLTLSFQGEVYVFDSVSPEKVQAVLLLLGGREIATNPASIVSASNPLNKRLNFPHRVASLMRFREKRKERNFDKKIRYAVRKEVALRMQRNRGQFTSSKSKPEDATSSVTNCEGIQRWGSIEGRPPSAAVCHHCGISSKSTPMMRRGPEGPRTLCNACGLMWANKGTLRDLSKNPSLLTHNGPSEGNEVNGASAPVAEHQPPNTANDRDTASS from the exons ATGTTACTGCTCCCGGTGGAACCGACCAATCCCAAAGATCATGTAGATGATGGAACTTTTCGCGGTGATCTTGTTTTTGATCCCGGCTTACGGCGAGAGGAAAGAGGAATGAGTGGGAAACCCGGCCAGACGGCCGAATTGAGGACGGCTGGCTTCGGCCGGCAGCCAGGCGTCGCCGAGGGCCATATGATCGCGGAGGCCGACGCCAGGGCGATGCAGACGTACGGGAACGACAGGGACAATAATGGCGGTGGCGACGGTGTGGATGAAGATTTCGACGGTGCTGTCGAAGGGGAGGGGATGGAGGGCGACGCACTACCCGATCATGGAGGTTTGGGGGATCCACACGCGGTGGTCGTGCCTCCGGTCACCAGCAATCAGCTCACCCTGTCGTTCCAAGGAGAGGTCTACGTGTTCGATTCCGTCTCTCCTGAAAAG GTTCAAGCCGTGCTTTTGTTATTGGGAGGGCGTGAAATTGCAACTAACCCAGCTTCGATTGTGTCAGCTTCCAATCCACTGAATAAG CGCTTGAATTTCCCTCACAGAGTTGCTTCACTTATGAGGTTTCGAGAGAAGCGGAAAGAGCGGAATTTTGACAAGAAGATACGGTATGCTGTTCGGAAAGAAGTTGCTCTCAG GATGCAGCGGAATAGAGGTCAGttcacatcatcaaaatcaaagccTGAGGATGCAACTTCGTCTGTTACTAATTGTGAGGGAATCCAGCGGTGGGGTTCGATCGAAGGTCGACCACCATCAGCAGCTGT TTGCCATCACTGTGGCATCAGCTCGAAATCTACTCCAATGATGCGCCGCGGACCTGAAGGACCAAGGACTCTATGTAATGCTTGTGGACTTATGTGGGCAAACAAG GGTACATTGAGGGACTTGTCAAAAAATCCATCTTTGCTTACACACAATGGGCCTTCAGAAGGAAATGAAGTG AATGGAGCCTCTGCACCTGTAGCTGAGCATCAGCCTCCTAATACTGCCAATGACCGCGACACAGCATCATCATGA
- the LOC103998130 gene encoding B-box domain protein 30-like has translation MASTAVEAKPGAACELCGGGAAVHCEADAASLCWACDASVHSANFLVARHLRRIVCACCQSLDDDRVISGASSPSVRSICRSCGPDAPELSSSASSPLESCVSTADSKAGPEEEMEGAATSRVEGRGGRGWARRRRSRR, from the coding sequence ATGGCTTCTACGGCCGTAGAGGCGAAGCCGGGAGCCGCATGCGAACTCTGCGGCGGCGGCGCCGCCGTCCACTGCGAGGCGGACGCGGCGTCCCTGTGCTGGGCATGCGACGCCAGCGTCCACAGCGCCAACTTCCTCGTCGCTCGCCACCTCCGCCGGATCGTTTGCGCCTGTTGCCAGTCCCTGGACGACGACCGGGTCATCTCTGGCGCCTCGTCCCCCTCGGTCCGTTCGATCTGCCGCTCCTGCGGCCCCGACGCACCCGAGCTGTCCTCCTCCGCGTCGTCGCCGCTGGAGTCCTGCGTCTCCACCGCCGACTCCAAGGCGGGGCCGGAGGAGGAGATGGAAGGGGCCGCCACCTCGAGGGTCGAAGGCCGCGGGGGGCGGGGGTGGGCGCGAAGGCGAAGGTCGCGTCGGTAA
- the LOC135648566 gene encoding uncharacterized protein LOC135648566 codes for MQLGSELVKIFRQKFRVVWSNIWVSCSSLHVSILYTELTAGLLSSCLYNEQMKIPPSSCSFRDFLQVHDRVQDSCADGWLATLCNHLFEYVEHSGLYTSDGAIMPRANT; via the exons ATGCAACTGGGGTCCGAATTGGTAAAGATTTTCAGGCAGAAGTTCAGAGTGGTCTGGTCTAATATATGG GTCTCATGTTCGAGTCTACATGTGAGCATCTTGTATACTG AGCTGACAGCAGGTCTCCTGAGTAGCTGTTTGTACAATGAACAGATGAAGATTCCTCCCAGCAGCTGCAGCTTCAGAGATTTCCTTCAG GTACATGACCGAGTTCAAGATTCCTGCGCTGATGGATGGCTAGCAACTCTTTGCAATCATCTTTTTGAGTATGTCGAGCACAGTGGCCTCTACACTAGTGATGGTGCAATAATGCCACGAGCAAACACGTGA
- the LOC135583443 gene encoding subtilisin-like protease SBT2.5 produces MKGIELVSMLFFSLPLLALGSGEVYIVTVEGEPVVSYSGGVDGFSATAIDLVEEMDITSESVTSYALHLEKKHDALLDSLFEVGTYKKLYSYRHLVNGFAVHISPEQAEALSKAPGVKYVEKDMKIKKFTTHTPQFLGLPTGVWPTRGGFDRAGEDIVIGFVDSGIYPKHPSFSTHNTEPYGPLPRYRGKCEVDPETQRDFCNGKIIGAQHFAKAAIAAGAFNPAIDFPSPLDGDGHGSHTAAIAAGNNGIRVKMHGYEFGKASGMAPRARIAVYKVLYRLFGGYVSDVVAAIEQAVLDGVDILNLSVGPNSPPTTTKATFLNPFDAALLSAVRAGVFVAQAAGNGGPFPKTLVSFSPWITTVAAAIDDRRYKNNLTLGNGKILPGLGLSPSTHGNKSFNLVSANDVMLDLSLLKYNPLDCQRPELLNRNKVEGNILLCGYSFNFVSGTASIKKVSETAKSLGAAGFIVAVENTYPGAKFDPVPVDTPGILITDARKTKELIDYYNCSTTRDWAGRPISFDATASIADGLAPILHKSAPQVALFSSRGPDVKDFSFQDADVLKPDILAPGNLIWAAWAPNGTDEANYIGEGFAMVSGTSMAAPHIAGIAALIKQKNPHWSPGAIKSALMTTATTLDRGGRPILAQQYSETEIMTLVQATPFDYGSGAVNPKAALDPGLILDTTYEDYIRFLCSVPDVDPNEVRNITSSACNSTTGLPADLNSPSITISHLEGTQTVKRTVTNVADTETYVITTRMSPEIALEASPPAMTVLSGASREITVSLTVRSVTGGYSFGEILMKGDRGHRVRIPVVAMGFDS; encoded by the exons ATGAAAGGGATAGAACTTGTGAGCATGCTTTTCTTTTCACTACCACTGCTAGCTTTGGGAAGTGGGGAGGTATATATCGTGACCGTGGAAGGAGAGCCTGTCGTGAGTTACAGTGGTGGTGTTGATGGATTCTCTGCAACAGCTATAGATTTAGTGGAAGAGATGGACATCACCAG TGAGTCTGTTACATCTTATGCCCTTCACCTGGAGAAAAAGCATGATGCTCTTCTTGATTCACTCTTTGAAGTTGGGACCTATAAGAAGCTCTACAGCTATCGACATCTTGTTAATGGTTTTGCAGTTCACATCTCTCCTGAACAG GCTGAAGCTCTCAGCAAGGCACCTGGGGTCAAATATGTGGAGAAAGACATGAAAATAAAGAAATTCACCACACACACCCCTCAATTTCTGGGTTTACCAACAGGTGTCTGGCCAACACGTGGTGGTTTTGACAGAGCAGGAGAAGACATTGTAATTGGTTTTGTGGACTCGGGAATTTATCCAAAGCATCCTAGCTTTTCGACACACAATACTGAGCCATATGGGCCTCTTCCTCGTTACAGAGGAAAGTGTGAAGTTGATCCAGAGACTCAGAGGGATTTTTGCAATGGGAAGATTATTGGAGCACAGCATTTTGCAAAAGCAGCAATTGCGGCTGGTGCATTTAATCCAGCAATTGATTTTCCATCACCTTTGGATGGTGATGGTCATGGAAG CCATACAGCAGCTATTGCTGCTGGAAACAATGGAATCCGTGTCAAAATGCATGGATATGAGTTTGGAAAGGCAAGTGGCATGGCACCGCGTGCCAG GATTGCTGTGTACAAGGTTCTCTATAGGCTCTTTGGGGGATATGTATCTGATGTTGTTGCTGCTATCGAGCAG GCTGTTCTTGATGGCGTTGATATTCTTAATCTTTCGGTGGGGCCAAACAGTCCACCGACAACAACCAAAGCCAcatttttgaatccttttgatGCTGCACTTCTTTCTGCTGTGAGAGCTGGAGTGTTTGTTGCTCAGGCTGCCGGAAATGGGGGTCCATTCCCTAAAACCTTGGTGTCTTTCAGTCCATGGATCACTACTGTAGCTGCTGCTATTGATGACCGTAGATACAAAAATAATTTGACCCTGGGAAACGGAAAAATTTTACCTGGGCTTGGATTGTCAC CTTCAACGCATGGGAACAAGTCATTCAATCTGGTTTCCGCTAATGATGTCATGCTAGATTTGTCTTTGTTGAAATACAACCCACTAGACTGCCAAAGGCCTGAACTGTTGAACAGGAACAAGGTGGAAGGAAATATTCTTCTATGTGGATATTCTTTCAATTTTGTTTCGGGAACTGCATCAATTAAAAAGGTGTCTGAGACAGCAAAAAGTCTTGGTGCAGCAGGCTTCATTGTTGCTGTCGAGAACACCTATCCGGGTGCCAAATTTGATCCTGTACCTGTTGATACTCCTGGGATCCTCATCACGGATGCCAGAAAAACGAAG GAACTTATTGACTACTACAACTGTTCGACCACAAGAGACTGGGCGGGTCGACCAATAAGTTTCGATGCGACAGCCAGCATAGCTGATGGTTTGGCACCCATACTGCATAAATCAGCTCCTCAGGTGGCATTATTCTCCTCCCGAGGACCAGACGTAAAAGATTTCAGCTTTCAGGATGCTGATGTACTTAAGCCAGATATACTAGCTCCAGGCAATCTTATTTGGGCTGCTTGGGCGCCAAATGGAACAGATGAGGCTAACTACATAG GAGAAGGCTTTGCTATGGTTTCCGGAACCAGTATGGCTGCTCCACACATCGCTGGGATTGCAGCCCTCATAAAGCAAAAGAATCCACATTGGAGCCCCGGTGCTATCAAGTCGGCTCTAATGACAACAGCAACTACTTTGGATCGAGGTGGCCGGCCTATTTTAGCACAGCAATATTCTGAAACAGAAATCATGACACTGGTGCAGGCTACACCATTCGATTATGGTAGCGGTGCTGTCAATCCAAAAGCTGCTCTGGATCCAGGACTCATCCTAGATACAA CTTATGAAGACTACATCAGGTTCTTGTGTTCAGTACCAGATGTCGATCCTAATGAGGTACGTAACATCACTAGCTCGGCTTGCAACAGCACCACAGGCCTACCAGCCGATCTAAACAGCCCATCCATCACCATCTCCCATCTGGAAGGAACTCAAACAGTGAAGAGAACAGTGACCAATGTAGCCGATACCGAAACATACGTCATCACTACTAGAATGTCACCTGAGATCGCACTCGAAGCCAGTCCTCCGGCGATGACGGTGCTGTCCGGAGCATCTCGTGAGATAACTGTGTCTCTCACGGTCAGGTCAGTGACCGGCGGATACAGCTTCGGTGAGATTCTCATGAAAGGCGATAGGGGCCACAGGGTGAGGATCCCAGTGGTGGCCATGGGCTTTGATAGCTAG